Genomic window (Gemmatimonadota bacterium):
GATGATGCCAATGTTACTGCAAATTATCTTATTATTCATGCGCGACGCCCTGCACGCCGCCGGCCACGGACCGCTGGCGGTGATCGTCTCGGACACCTTCGGACGACCCTGGCGCGAGGGACTCGTCGACGTGGCGCTCGGCTGCGCCGGCATGGCGCCGATCGCCGACCTGCGCGGCCGACCCGACCTTGCCGGCCGCGAGCTCCAGGTCACCGCCACCGCCACGGCCGATCAGCTGGCCGCCGCCGCAGGCCTGCTGATGCCCAAAGACGCCGGCATCCCCGCCGTGTGGATCGAGGGCATCGCCCCGGAAGGCGACGGCAGCCTCCGCGACACGCTCCGCGACTCCGCCACCGACCTCTTCCGCTAGCCCTCAAGTAAGCGCGGATCGAACGCTTCGCGGTGTTCGAAGGCGCCAAAACGGGGAACGGGAGCGCGTTTCCTGGGGTAATCTCGGCTTTGCACGAACCCGAGATCCTCCAGAAAGCGACGCTCCCGAGTGAAGAAGCCTACCGCGCCCATTCGCGCGAGTCACCTCAATACTGGTACGGGGATTTCGGAGGAAGAGCTTGCCTGGCCCGAGACCTCGGGTCGGGTAACGCGGCTGCCCCGGCTGCGGGTGGAGATCGCTGAGCGCTCCACGGTCACGCCCTACGGGGGCCTGGCGCTGGCGACGGCGTTTCTCAAGCGCTTCCGCGTGGCCCAGGAGATCGATGAACGGGTCCACGTGCTGAAGATCCACCTGCCGTTCCACGAGTCGGACCACGTGCTGGCGCAGGCGTTGAACCTGTACGTGGGCGGGCAGTGTCTGGAGGACCAGGCGGCGCTGCAGCACGACGAGGGGGTGTTGCGGATCCTGGGATCGTGTCGGCTTCCGGATCCGACGACCGCTGGAGACTTCCTCCGGCGCTTCGAGGAGCGAGTCCACCCCGGGAGTTTGGCGGGGTTGCGTTCCGCGATCGACGCCGTCCAGGACGCCGTGTGGGGGAAGCTGGCCGGGAAGCGGAAGAAGAAGCGCGACTTGGCGGTGGTGGACCTGGACGGTCACACGAAGACGCTCTACGGGGTGCAGAAGGAGGGCGCGGACTTCGACCACAAGGGTCGCTGGTCGTACAACGTGTTGCTGGCCTCGTTGGCCGGTACCGGGGAGTGTCTGGCGGTTCGGAATCGGTCCGGCAACT
Coding sequences:
- a CDS encoding coenzyme F420-0:L-glutamate ligase, which encodes MMPMLLQIILLFMRDALHAAGHGPLAVIVSDTFGRPWREGLVDVALGCAGMAPIADLRGRPDLAGRELQVTATATADQLAAAAGLLMPKDAGIPAVWIEGIAPEGDGSLRDTLRDSATDLFR